The following proteins are co-located in the Mycolicibacterium goodii genome:
- a CDS encoding GntR family transcriptional regulator: MKPTADRKRTPPLRLSDLAAAHVRELIVSGQLRAGEFIRPETVADELGISATPAREGLLLLQTEGFLTVEPRRGFSVTALSSEDIRDVYDAQALLGGELTARAADLITPELVAELERVQSDLEQAAAAKDYDAVERLNHHFHQTIYRLAGSRKIRWLIKATLPYAPRKFFAAVEGWPEASAHDHRAIIEHLRSGDAEAAREAMAQHIRRAGTLLAEHLAASGTLG, from the coding sequence GTGAAACCGACGGCCGACCGCAAGCGCACCCCACCGCTTCGGCTCAGCGACCTCGCGGCTGCCCACGTGCGTGAGCTCATCGTGTCGGGTCAGCTCCGCGCCGGTGAGTTCATCCGGCCTGAGACGGTGGCCGACGAACTCGGCATCAGCGCCACCCCGGCGCGTGAGGGGCTTCTGCTCCTGCAGACCGAGGGTTTCCTCACCGTCGAGCCTCGGCGCGGCTTCTCGGTGACCGCCTTGTCCAGCGAGGACATTCGCGACGTCTATGACGCGCAGGCCCTGCTGGGCGGCGAGCTGACGGCACGCGCCGCGGACCTGATCACGCCTGAATTGGTGGCAGAGCTCGAACGGGTTCAGTCCGACCTGGAACAGGCAGCTGCGGCAAAGGATTACGACGCCGTCGAACGCCTCAACCACCATTTCCACCAGACGATCTACCGGCTGGCCGGATCCCGGAAGATCCGGTGGTTGATCAAGGCAACGTTGCCCTATGCCCCGCGGAAGTTCTTCGCCGCGGTCGAAGGGTGGCCAGAGGCGTCGGCGCACGATCACCGCGCGATCATCGAGCATCTGCGCTCCGGCGACGCCGAGGCCGCCAGAGAGGCCATGGCGCAACACATCCGGCGCGCGGGTACCCTGCTGGCCGAGCACCTCGCCGCGAGCGGAACACTGGGCTGA
- a CDS encoding NAD(P)/FAD-dependent oxidoreductase, whose product MSTTTRVVVVGGGYAGVLAANRLCQRADIDVTMVNPRPQFVERIRLHQLVAGNDDAIEDYSAVLADSVKLAVDCAVRIDAGVRKLRLASGSSLDYDYLIYAVGSTAPVPASVPGAAEFAYPLGEFESANRLAARLADVPLQAPIVVVGGGLTGIEAAAEFAEAGRSVTLVTGALGPSLAKGGRRSVANRLTKLGVTVLDNATVTRVEKDGILLRDGTRIPSTATVWTAGFGVPTLAADSGLRTDRLGRLLTDETLTSVDDPTIIAAGDAASPSGVPLRMSCQLAMPLGSHAADTLLARLDGRKPKDLNPASVGQCISLGRHAGTIQMAHFNDEALPMHIGGRLAATIKESVCKGTVSFLAKEARKPGSYFWPRGGQRQKNLTKGNFSV is encoded by the coding sequence GTGAGCACCACCACCCGCGTCGTGGTCGTCGGCGGCGGATACGCCGGGGTCCTGGCCGCCAACCGGCTGTGCCAACGCGCCGACATCGACGTCACCATGGTGAACCCGCGGCCGCAGTTCGTCGAACGAATCCGCCTGCACCAGTTGGTCGCCGGCAACGACGACGCCATCGAGGACTATTCGGCGGTACTGGCCGACTCGGTGAAACTCGCGGTCGACTGCGCCGTACGTATCGACGCCGGTGTGCGGAAGCTGCGCCTGGCATCCGGCAGCAGCCTCGACTACGACTACCTGATCTATGCCGTCGGCAGCACCGCCCCGGTGCCGGCATCGGTGCCCGGCGCCGCTGAGTTCGCCTACCCGTTGGGCGAATTCGAGTCCGCGAATCGCCTGGCCGCACGACTGGCCGACGTTCCGCTGCAAGCGCCGATCGTCGTGGTCGGTGGCGGTCTGACGGGCATCGAGGCCGCCGCCGAATTCGCCGAGGCGGGCCGTAGCGTCACCCTGGTCACCGGCGCCCTCGGCCCGTCATTGGCCAAGGGTGGACGCAGATCGGTGGCCAACCGCCTGACGAAGTTGGGCGTCACCGTGCTCGACAACGCCACGGTCACACGCGTCGAAAAGGACGGAATCCTCCTGCGCGACGGCACGAGAATACCGAGTACAGCCACGGTGTGGACCGCCGGCTTCGGCGTGCCTACGCTGGCCGCTGACAGCGGTCTGCGTACCGACCGGCTCGGCCGGCTACTCACCGACGAAACCCTCACCAGCGTCGACGATCCGACGATCATCGCCGCCGGCGATGCGGCATCTCCCTCGGGGGTTCCGTTGCGAATGAGCTGCCAGCTCGCCATGCCCCTGGGATCCCACGCCGCCGACACCCTCCTGGCGCGCCTCGACGGCAGGAAGCCGAAGGACCTCAATCCGGCCTCGGTTGGTCAGTGCATCAGCCTGGGCCGCCATGCCGGCACCATCCAGATGGCGCACTTCAATGACGAGGCCCTGCCGATGCATATCGGCGGTCGCCTCGCCGCCACGATCAAGGAATCGGTGTGCAAGGGCACGGTGTCGTTCCTGGCCAAGGAAGCCCGCAAACCGGGCAGCTACTTCTGGCCCAGAGGCGGTCAGCGACAGAAGAATTTGACGAAAGGGAATTTCAGTGTCTGA
- a CDS encoding LLM class F420-dependent oxidoreductase — MKIGISTFVNDDTIDPVTLARAIEERGFDSLVIAEHSHIPTSRESAYPGGGELPAMYYRTLDPFVTLAAAAAVTSTIELFTGVALLIQRDVVHTAKEGASVDLISNGRFVFGVGAGWNLEEMRNHGTDPKTRGRLLDEQIEAIKALWTDEPAEYHGKYVDIESSYMRPKPVQKPHPPIYIGGASAATVKRVIRHDAGWISNPLPVDFLGNLVTQMRDGAGHDVPLAQFGTPADPQYWSAVDELGFGQIAVLLPTLPTDESLRKLDDYANLVQRYRG; from the coding sequence ATGAAAATCGGCATCTCGACCTTCGTCAACGATGACACCATCGACCCGGTGACGCTTGCGCGCGCGATCGAGGAACGCGGCTTTGACTCACTGGTGATCGCTGAACACTCGCACATCCCGACCAGCCGCGAGTCGGCCTACCCGGGTGGGGGCGAGTTGCCCGCGATGTATTACCGCACCCTCGACCCGTTCGTCACGCTGGCCGCGGCCGCTGCGGTGACCAGCACCATCGAGTTGTTCACCGGTGTGGCCCTGCTGATCCAGCGCGATGTCGTGCACACCGCCAAGGAAGGTGCGAGCGTCGACCTGATCTCCAACGGGCGGTTCGTGTTCGGCGTCGGCGCCGGCTGGAATCTGGAGGAGATGCGCAACCACGGGACCGACCCGAAGACGCGCGGCCGCCTGCTCGACGAACAGATCGAGGCGATCAAGGCGTTGTGGACCGACGAGCCTGCCGAGTATCACGGCAAGTACGTCGACATCGAGTCGTCGTATATGCGACCCAAGCCGGTGCAGAAGCCGCACCCACCGATCTATATCGGCGGTGCGTCCGCGGCCACCGTCAAGCGGGTGATCCGCCATGACGCGGGTTGGATCTCCAACCCGCTGCCGGTCGATTTCTTGGGCAACCTCGTCACGCAGATGCGCGACGGGGCCGGTCACGACGTGCCGCTCGCCCAGTTCGGCACGCCGGCGGACCCGCAGTACTGGAGCGCGGTCGACGAACTCGGGTTCGGTCAGATCGCGGTGCTGCTGCCGACGCTGCCCACCGACGAATCGCTGCGCAAGCTCGACGACTACGCGAACCTGGTGCAGCGGTATCGCGGATGA
- a CDS encoding ATP-binding cassette domain-containing protein: protein MTTTTDRRGTRPARTTGVPTDPDRTVDLRRLRGLGAVVALTAMVIAAVLQSLGTVVIGRLAANPVGTTVAVLAGCLLGYAVLDTAGRTIWASVSDRAEGKLRRDLLSVALNQPLHRLSEQAVGEILDRVDDDTHEVGALVRGQLWDSMRTVVSIVPMWIVAGLTWWPAWIVFPVVAPVTVFAIRPLLRELSERKVAEERAWTDHAAAMEEGIAARDDLRTSLGQAYLLRRCAELSREIQRRFGAVVAIESRVTTRAGGLLHAFLGGVVIAGVALVSGGGLGVAQLVTLFLVSATLVNEIAQLARQLPELQAGMGAVIRLRQLAAGEAEATGGQPVPHGPVDIEFRNLHFTYAESGFTLDGIDLRVPAGATCAFVGRTGSGKSTLASLVSRAVDPQRGSVFLGGVDVVDIDLHQLRAAVGVLTQRTEILAGTLAENIALFADLPRERVRDAVAELELTDWVDSLPAGLDTLLGPGGTTLSAGEEQLVAFARLLVRNVRVVVLDEATARMDPHTEARVVRAADRLLTGRTGILIAHRLSTVARADQIVVLDRGHIVEQGPRSELQARPGPFRRLLDSAGVHHGATATPEPDGAVGGARRQGPPPEQPDIDGGPGLLRGIAHMVRTYPTWGLLGASLFMLTGLIGATGALSSFLWGHVVQELTDGHTPVVFAVAVVVSIVSEPFMLAWAVRRFLPWWSACSLRIRMTVLDAQTRQHRLPRTPPGEVMSRVLDSDRFLRYADRCNDVVAGLVIVVIASLLGGTVIAGVILLAVMVAAATTSVAGRPLAGRSAAAASATRADFGRALVSALECVRTVKLAAATGDVHAHLDRVDGDRVGAAVREHRVQSVLFGVPVVMVQLGVVAAWLVYLLHGWNLATALLVSGAVAGFDYFGSVAGAVITEAPGTRAWQQATSRFAGGADLMDVPAGVDVVTGAAPPPPPPSRTPLQRLELRDLTAVHDDGTRGVGGVDLTLQAGELVLLLGQVGSGKSSLLSALCGLVGHTGQIRWNGVEVDDPQIFLRPGRVAHVAQVPRVLSGSFADNIRLDHRREIDRAIADARLDQDIAEAGGADALVGHRGVRLSGGQVQRLALARALAVEPELLLADDISSAVDATTEVELWARLRARGVTVLGASSKRAALAQADRVVVLVDGEIAASGTWADLAPTWSHLAG from the coding sequence ATGACGACGACGACGGATCGGCGCGGCACGCGGCCGGCACGGACCACCGGTGTTCCCACCGACCCCGACCGCACCGTTGATCTACGCCGGCTGAGGGGGCTGGGCGCGGTCGTCGCGCTGACCGCGATGGTGATCGCGGCGGTGCTGCAGTCCCTGGGCACGGTGGTCATCGGCCGCCTCGCCGCCAACCCGGTCGGGACCACCGTGGCGGTCCTCGCCGGCTGTCTGCTGGGCTACGCGGTGCTCGACACGGCCGGCCGCACCATCTGGGCGAGTGTCTCCGACCGCGCCGAGGGAAAACTGCGACGCGATCTGCTGTCGGTTGCGCTGAACCAACCGCTGCACCGGCTTTCGGAACAGGCCGTCGGCGAAATCCTCGACCGCGTCGACGACGACACGCATGAGGTCGGCGCATTGGTGCGTGGGCAGTTGTGGGATTCGATGCGGACCGTCGTCTCGATCGTGCCGATGTGGATCGTCGCGGGTCTCACGTGGTGGCCGGCGTGGATCGTCTTCCCGGTCGTCGCACCGGTGACCGTGTTCGCCATCCGCCCCCTGCTGCGCGAGTTGAGCGAACGCAAGGTCGCCGAAGAACGCGCGTGGACCGATCACGCCGCGGCCATGGAGGAGGGCATCGCGGCGCGCGACGATCTGCGCACCAGCCTCGGCCAGGCTTATCTGCTGCGGCGGTGCGCCGAACTGTCGCGTGAGATCCAGCGGCGTTTCGGTGCCGTGGTGGCAATCGAATCGCGGGTCACGACCCGTGCGGGCGGACTGTTGCACGCCTTCCTCGGTGGCGTCGTCATCGCGGGTGTCGCGCTGGTGAGCGGCGGCGGACTCGGCGTCGCGCAGTTGGTCACGCTGTTTCTGGTCAGCGCGACCCTGGTCAACGAAATCGCCCAGCTGGCACGCCAATTGCCCGAGCTGCAGGCCGGAATGGGGGCGGTCATCCGGCTGCGACAGCTCGCGGCCGGCGAGGCCGAGGCCACGGGCGGGCAACCGGTGCCGCACGGACCTGTCGACATCGAGTTCCGGAATCTTCATTTCACCTACGCCGAAAGCGGTTTCACGCTCGACGGCATCGATCTGCGTGTGCCTGCCGGTGCCACGTGTGCCTTCGTGGGACGAACCGGATCAGGCAAATCGACGCTGGCGTCGCTGGTCTCGCGGGCGGTCGACCCGCAGCGCGGCTCGGTGTTCCTGGGCGGGGTCGATGTCGTCGACATCGACCTGCACCAGTTGCGGGCCGCCGTCGGGGTGCTCACCCAACGCACCGAGATCCTGGCGGGCACGCTCGCCGAGAACATCGCGCTGTTCGCCGATCTGCCGCGTGAGCGCGTGCGGGACGCGGTCGCCGAACTGGAGCTCACCGACTGGGTGGACAGCCTGCCCGCCGGTCTGGACACCCTGCTCGGCCCCGGCGGAACCACCCTGTCGGCCGGCGAAGAGCAGCTTGTCGCGTTCGCGCGACTGCTCGTGCGGAATGTGCGCGTGGTCGTGCTCGACGAGGCCACCGCGCGCATGGATCCGCACACCGAGGCGCGCGTGGTGCGGGCCGCGGACCGGTTGCTCACCGGACGCACCGGAATCCTCATCGCGCACCGGCTTTCGACGGTCGCCCGCGCCGATCAGATCGTGGTCCTGGACCGCGGACACATCGTGGAGCAGGGTCCGCGCAGCGAACTGCAGGCCCGGCCAGGACCGTTCCGTCGGCTTCTCGACTCCGCGGGGGTGCACCACGGCGCCACCGCGACGCCCGAACCCGACGGTGCGGTCGGCGGCGCCCGACGGCAGGGCCCGCCACCGGAGCAACCCGACATCGACGGCGGCCCTGGCCTGTTGCGCGGTATCGCCCACATGGTGCGGACGTACCCCACCTGGGGTCTGCTCGGCGCGTCGCTGTTCATGCTGACCGGCCTGATCGGTGCGACGGGTGCGCTCAGCAGCTTCCTGTGGGGACACGTCGTGCAAGAGCTGACCGACGGCCACACGCCGGTGGTGTTCGCCGTCGCGGTCGTCGTGAGCATCGTCTCGGAGCCGTTCATGCTGGCGTGGGCGGTGCGCCGGTTCCTGCCGTGGTGGTCGGCGTGCTCGCTGCGCATCCGCATGACGGTGCTCGACGCGCAGACACGTCAACATCGTCTCCCCCGCACGCCGCCAGGCGAGGTGATGTCGCGCGTCCTCGATTCCGACCGGTTCCTGCGGTACGCCGACCGCTGCAACGACGTCGTGGCCGGTCTGGTCATCGTGGTGATCGCGTCGTTGTTGGGCGGCACGGTGATCGCGGGTGTCATCCTGCTGGCGGTGATGGTCGCCGCGGCGACGACGTCGGTGGCGGGCCGGCCGCTGGCGGGACGATCGGCGGCCGCCGCGTCGGCCACGCGTGCCGACTTCGGCCGCGCACTGGTGTCGGCGCTGGAGTGTGTGCGGACGGTCAAACTGGCCGCCGCCACCGGTGACGTGCACGCCCACCTCGACCGGGTCGACGGTGACCGAGTCGGCGCCGCGGTGCGCGAGCATCGTGTGCAGTCGGTGCTTTTCGGCGTTCCCGTGGTGATGGTGCAGTTGGGCGTGGTCGCGGCGTGGCTGGTGTATCTGCTGCACGGTTGGAACCTCGCGACGGCGCTGCTGGTTTCCGGCGCGGTCGCCGGATTCGACTACTTCGGCAGCGTGGCCGGCGCGGTGATCACCGAAGCGCCCGGTACCCGCGCGTGGCAGCAGGCCACGAGCCGTTTCGCAGGCGGTGCAGACCTGATGGACGTGCCTGCCGGGGTCGATGTGGTGACCGGGGCGGCTCCCCCACCGCCCCCGCCGTCGCGAACACCGTTGCAACGCCTGGAACTTCGTGACCTGACGGCGGTGCACGACGACGGGACGCGCGGCGTGGGCGGCGTCGACCTCACCCTGCAGGCCGGTGAACTGGTGCTCCTGCTCGGCCAGGTCGGGTCGGGCAAGTCGAGCCTGCTCTCGGCGCTGTGCGGCCTGGTCGGCCACACCGGGCAGATCCGGTGGAACGGTGTCGAAGTCGACGATCCCCAGATCTTCCTGCGTCCCGGCCGGGTGGCCCACGTGGCGCAGGTGCCTCGGGTGCTGTCGGGTTCGTTCGCCGACAACATCCGGCTCGACCACCGCCGCGAGATCGATCGGGCCATCGCCGATGCGCGCCTGGATCAGGACATCGCCGAGGCGGGCGGTGCCGACGCCCTCGTCGGCCACCGCGGAGTGCGGCTGTCCGGCGGGCAGGTGCAGCGGCTCGCGCTCGCGCGGGCCCTGGCGGTCGAACCGGAATTGCTTCTCGCCGATGATATTTCCAGCGCCGTGGACGCCACCACCGAGGTCGAGCTGTGGGCGCGGCTGCGTGCACGCGGGGTCACCGTGCTCGGGGCCTCGTCGAAGCGGGCCGCGCTGGCGCAAGCCGACCGTGTTGTCGTCCTCGTCGACGGTGAGATCGCCGCTTCCGGAACGTGGGCCGATCTCGCACCGACGTGGAGTCACCTGGCCGGTTGA
- a CDS encoding GntR family transcriptional regulator encodes MTATTGEVLDGMGPTARVYQALRADILAGRLAPGSRLGFAALVDRYDCSIGAIREALQRLSEQELVVAEPKRGFRVVAISSEDLSDLTEARCEIEVLALRYAVNRGDLAWESKVVAAHHRMERTPMYATADPDRFNDDWVLAHAAFHQALLDGCPNRRILATASALRDSAELYRQWSAPRHDRKRDIAAEHRAILDAAVGRDPDLACDLLTAHIERTTNVLLSSPA; translated from the coding sequence ATGACGGCGACCACCGGTGAGGTCTTGGATGGCATGGGCCCTACGGCGCGGGTCTACCAGGCGTTGCGGGCTGACATCCTGGCGGGCCGGCTTGCCCCCGGGTCGCGCCTGGGTTTTGCGGCCTTGGTGGATCGGTACGACTGCAGCATCGGCGCGATCAGAGAGGCGTTGCAGCGGCTCAGCGAACAGGAACTGGTGGTCGCCGAACCGAAGCGGGGATTCCGCGTCGTGGCGATCTCGTCGGAAGATCTGAGCGATCTGACCGAGGCGCGCTGTGAGATCGAAGTGCTCGCACTGCGTTACGCGGTCAATCGGGGGGACCTCGCGTGGGAGTCGAAGGTGGTGGCAGCGCATCACCGCATGGAACGCACACCGATGTATGCGACCGCCGATCCGGACCGCTTCAACGATGACTGGGTGCTTGCGCATGCGGCGTTTCACCAGGCACTGCTCGATGGCTGTCCGAACCGGCGAATCCTGGCCACTGCCAGCGCATTGCGTGATTCCGCCGAGCTCTATCGGCAGTGGTCGGCCCCCCGACACGACCGCAAGCGTGACATCGCTGCAGAACATCGGGCGATTCTCGACGCTGCGGTCGGTCGGGATCCCGACCTCGCGTGCGATCTGTTGACCGCCCACATCGAGCGCACCACCAACGTGCTGCTGTCCTCTCCCGCTTGA
- a CDS encoding fumarylacetoacetate hydrolase family protein, with amino-acid sequence MRLINLDGRIHLVTGDGVVDIAKASEQRFGPDPQDVYAQWEAFREWARTATPLEPSARVGTIGSPAPLPRQVFAVGLNYDDHATEAGLTKPEHPVIFTKFVSSITGPSETVRLPAGSVDWEVELVVVMGRGGRNIPQDRAWDFVAGVSVGQDLSERDLQLAGPAPQFSLAKSHAGFSPIGPELVTLDELPDPDDLELGAEINGETVQHARTSQLIFPVPVLIAYLSATVELYPGDVIFTGTPSGVGMGRTPQRFLTPGDELRTYITGVGEFTQRFKAGPDRDDVSTAAAARS; translated from the coding sequence ATGCGCTTGATCAATCTCGACGGTCGGATCCACCTCGTCACCGGCGACGGCGTGGTCGACATAGCCAAAGCGTCAGAACAACGCTTTGGCCCCGATCCGCAGGATGTGTACGCGCAGTGGGAGGCATTTCGCGAATGGGCGCGCACCGCGACACCGCTCGAACCGTCCGCACGCGTCGGGACCATCGGGTCCCCGGCACCGCTGCCGCGGCAGGTCTTCGCCGTCGGCCTCAACTACGACGACCACGCCACCGAGGCCGGGCTCACCAAGCCCGAGCATCCGGTGATCTTCACGAAGTTCGTCTCGTCGATCACCGGGCCGTCCGAAACCGTCCGGCTGCCGGCGGGTTCGGTGGACTGGGAGGTCGAGTTGGTCGTGGTGATGGGTCGCGGCGGCCGGAACATCCCGCAGGACCGTGCGTGGGACTTCGTCGCAGGGGTGTCGGTGGGTCAGGACCTCTCCGAGCGTGATCTGCAGCTCGCGGGCCCCGCCCCGCAGTTCAGCCTCGCCAAGTCGCACGCCGGGTTCTCCCCGATCGGACCCGAGTTGGTGACGCTCGACGAACTGCCCGACCCCGACGATCTGGAACTGGGCGCCGAGATCAACGGTGAGACCGTCCAGCACGCCCGCACCTCGCAGCTGATCTTCCCGGTGCCGGTGCTCATCGCCTACCTGTCGGCCACCGTCGAGCTCTATCCGGGCGACGTCATCTTCACCGGAACACCGTCCGGCGTCGGTATGGGACGGACCCCGCAGCGATTCCTGACCCCCGGCGACGAACTCCGCACCTACATCACCGGCGTCGGCGAGTTCACCCAGCGGTTCAAGGCGGGCCCGGACCGCGACGACGTGTCCACGGCGGCAGCGGCACGGAGCTGA
- a CDS encoding acyl-CoA dehydrogenase family protein, whose protein sequence is MALTAEEETIVKTVHEFVEKQVKPVVRELEHANTYPEELIETMKEIGVFGLAIPEPYGFGAVSMPCYVQVAEELARGWMSLAGAMGGHTVVSKLLLLFGTEEQKQKYLPRMATGELRATMALTEPGGGSDLQAMRTVARRDGDEYVINGSKTWISNARRSDLVALLCKTDPQAQPAHKGVSILLVEKVPGFDVSRDLPKLGYKGVESCELNFTDARVPVSSLLGDEEGRGFAQMMKGLEVGRLQVAARATGVARAAFEDALRYSQERESFGKPIWQHQSVGNMLADMGTKLFAARSLLLSAAEKFDSGQRCDMEAGMAKLFASETAMQIALDAVRVHGGYGYSTEYDVERYFRDAPLMIVGEGTNEIQRNVIAKQLVARGGLDI, encoded by the coding sequence ATGGCGCTGACTGCCGAAGAGGAAACCATCGTCAAGACGGTTCACGAGTTCGTCGAGAAGCAGGTCAAGCCGGTGGTCCGGGAGTTGGAGCACGCCAACACCTATCCCGAAGAACTGATCGAGACGATGAAGGAGATCGGCGTCTTCGGGCTCGCGATCCCGGAGCCGTACGGGTTCGGGGCGGTGTCGATGCCCTGTTATGTCCAGGTGGCCGAGGAACTGGCCCGGGGCTGGATGAGCCTGGCCGGCGCCATGGGCGGCCACACGGTGGTGTCCAAATTGCTGTTGCTGTTCGGCACCGAGGAGCAGAAACAGAAGTATCTGCCACGCATGGCCACCGGCGAACTGCGGGCCACGATGGCGCTCACCGAACCGGGCGGTGGATCCGACCTGCAGGCCATGCGCACCGTGGCGCGTCGGGACGGCGACGAGTACGTGATCAACGGAAGCAAGACCTGGATCTCGAACGCGCGGCGCTCAGACCTGGTGGCGCTTCTGTGCAAGACCGATCCGCAGGCGCAACCGGCACACAAGGGCGTGTCGATTCTGCTGGTGGAGAAGGTTCCTGGTTTCGACGTGTCCAGGGATCTGCCGAAGCTCGGCTACAAGGGTGTGGAGAGCTGCGAGCTCAACTTCACCGACGCCCGGGTTCCGGTCTCCTCGCTGCTCGGTGACGAGGAGGGGCGCGGGTTCGCGCAGATGATGAAAGGCCTTGAGGTGGGCCGGTTGCAGGTCGCGGCCCGAGCCACCGGCGTGGCCCGTGCGGCGTTCGAGGACGCGCTGCGGTACTCCCAGGAGCGGGAGAGCTTCGGCAAGCCGATCTGGCAACATCAGTCCGTCGGAAACATGTTGGCCGACATGGGAACCAAGCTCTTCGCGGCGCGGTCGCTGTTGCTCAGTGCGGCCGAGAAGTTCGACTCGGGACAGCGCTGCGACATGGAGGCCGGCATGGCCAAGTTGTTCGCGTCCGAGACGGCGATGCAGATCGCTCTCGATGCCGTTCGCGTACACGGCGGGTACGGCTATTCCACCGAGTACGACGTCGAACGGTATTTCCGTGACGCACCGCTGATGATCGTCGGGGAGGGCACCAACGAGATCCAGCGCAACGTGATCGCCAAACAACTCGTCGCGCGCGGGGGTCTCGACATCTGA
- a CDS encoding cupin domain-containing protein translates to MEKLMSAMTVIQSVKPPHVPEGADAMTAIIEWGPGDKGAPPHRHPGGPCFGYVLEGEMLFELEGEAPRVIKAGEAFWEPGGDVIHYSDGNNRDDIPLRFLVTMLCQPGVDMFVLVDDAELEARKDRRFQQGQR, encoded by the coding sequence ATGGAAAAACTGATGTCGGCGATGACCGTCATCCAGTCGGTCAAGCCGCCCCACGTTCCCGAGGGCGCGGACGCGATGACCGCGATCATCGAATGGGGCCCCGGCGACAAAGGCGCGCCGCCGCATCGTCATCCCGGCGGTCCGTGTTTCGGTTACGTCCTCGAAGGCGAGATGCTCTTCGAGCTCGAAGGCGAAGCGCCGCGGGTCATCAAGGCCGGTGAAGCGTTCTGGGAGCCGGGCGGTGACGTCATCCACTACTCCGACGGCAACAACCGCGACGACATCCCGCTGCGGTTTTTGGTGACCATGCTCTGCCAGCCGGGTGTGGACATGTTCGTCCTCGTCGACGACGCAGAACTCGAAGCCCGCAAAGACCGCCGCTTCCAACAGGGACAGCGATGA
- a CDS encoding VOC family protein encodes MALHRLDSIVLGVPDLASASSFYEDFGLIPHDGHRFASTEGGVQLELVVSARRRLVSARFAVDDDDDLLRVAHELSRLEFTATLPEPGRLRTVEPTTGAEIELITAPRLHQTPYPAPPVNAPGRFDRVDARAEGIMVTDRVRPRRLGHIVIGSPDYDTAFAFFVSGLGFKVSDLAKGHGAFLRCSTDHHNVLIQRAPVPFLHHSSWQVDDVDAIGRGAMALLEDHPERHVWGLGRHYAGSNFFWYFKDPANNFAEYHSDMDCIVDDALWTPEELEGAKGLYEWGPPPPASFIHPEDLAEHMISEHSG; translated from the coding sequence GTGGCTCTGCACCGACTCGACTCAATCGTGCTTGGGGTACCGGATCTGGCGTCGGCCAGTAGCTTCTACGAGGACTTCGGGCTGATCCCCCACGACGGACACCGCTTCGCCAGCACCGAGGGCGGCGTCCAACTCGAACTGGTGGTCTCCGCGCGGCGCCGGCTCGTCTCGGCACGGTTCGCGGTCGACGATGACGACGACCTACTTCGGGTGGCGCACGAACTCAGCCGACTGGAGTTCACGGCCACACTGCCAGAACCCGGAAGGTTGCGCACCGTCGAGCCGACGACGGGCGCCGAGATCGAATTGATCACCGCTCCGCGCCTACACCAAACTCCTTACCCCGCACCGCCGGTGAACGCACCAGGACGCTTCGACCGCGTCGACGCCCGCGCCGAGGGCATCATGGTCACCGACCGGGTACGGCCCCGACGACTCGGCCACATCGTGATCGGATCCCCCGACTACGACACCGCATTCGCGTTCTTCGTCAGTGGACTCGGCTTCAAGGTCAGCGATCTGGCGAAGGGTCACGGCGCATTCCTCCGGTGCTCTACCGATCACCACAACGTCCTCATCCAACGCGCTCCTGTGCCGTTCCTGCACCACAGCAGTTGGCAGGTCGACGATGTCGATGCAATCGGTCGAGGCGCAATGGCGCTGCTGGAGGATCACCCCGAACGCCACGTCTGGGGACTCGGTCGCCACTACGCCGGCTCGAACTTCTTCTGGTACTTCAAAGACCCGGCCAACAATTTCGCCGAGTACCACAGCGACATGGATTGCATCGTCGACGACGCCTTGTGGACGCCCGAGGAACTCGAAGGCGCCAAGGGGCTCTACGAGTGGGGGCCGCCCCCGCCGGCCTCCTTCATCCACCCGGAGGACCTGGCCGAGCACATGATCAGCGAACACAGCGGCTGA